From the genome of Nitrosomonas sp., one region includes:
- a CDS encoding MFS transporter translates to MSQTELRATAGLASVYGLRMFGLFIILPVFAFYAEHLPGGNNYALVGIALGAYGLTQAILQIPMGWLSDRIGRKPVIYLGLILFAIGSFIAALATDIYWVIFGRIIQGAGAISAAIIALAADLTREEHRTKAMAVIGMTIGTVFALSLIIAPALNQWIGVPGIFAMTGVLAIAAIFIVKKLIPDPLISRFHSDTETSADSFGSVLRNTQLLRLDYGIFALHATLMALWLTVPLTLREAGMAVDHHWQIYLPVLIFSMILIIPAIIYSEKKAKLKQVFVAAIALLLCGQVALAMTAGSILGTASALFIFFAAFNLLEASLPSLISKIAPVGAKGTAIGVYSSTQFLGAFVGAAVGGYLIEHHGSSALYIFCSGLLVMWLIFAYTMKAPAAVRSKMYHVLEMNNAAAQRLSQQLAGLTGVREALVLANERVAYLKVDMKGFDEEGVNKLLGEKEEEPNGISQ, encoded by the coding sequence ATGTCACAAACCGAATTGCGGGCTACGGCCGGACTGGCCAGTGTCTATGGTTTGCGCATGTTTGGATTATTTATCATTCTGCCTGTCTTTGCTTTTTATGCAGAGCATTTACCCGGTGGCAACAACTATGCTTTGGTTGGGATTGCTCTGGGTGCTTATGGACTTACACAGGCTATACTGCAAATTCCGATGGGTTGGTTGTCTGATCGCATCGGACGCAAACCGGTGATCTATTTGGGCCTGATATTATTCGCCATTGGCAGTTTTATCGCTGCTCTGGCAACCGATATTTACTGGGTGATTTTTGGACGTATTATCCAGGGCGCGGGCGCTATATCTGCGGCCATCATAGCGTTAGCCGCCGATTTGACGCGCGAGGAACACCGCACCAAGGCGATGGCGGTTATAGGCATGACTATTGGAACTGTTTTTGCACTATCGCTAATTATAGCACCCGCACTGAATCAATGGATCGGCGTGCCCGGCATTTTTGCCATGACGGGCGTATTGGCGATTGCCGCCATTTTCATTGTTAAAAAACTGATTCCCGATCCGCTTATCAGTCGTTTCCATTCCGATACCGAAACTTCGGCTGACAGCTTCGGTAGCGTGTTAAGGAATACCCAATTACTGCGTTTAGATTATGGCATTTTCGCGCTTCATGCCACACTCATGGCGCTGTGGTTGACTGTGCCGTTAACGTTACGTGAAGCCGGTATGGCCGTTGATCATCACTGGCAAATTTATTTGCCGGTTTTAATCTTTTCCATGATACTCATTATTCCGGCGATTATTTACAGTGAAAAGAAAGCCAAATTAAAGCAAGTTTTTGTCGCAGCAATTGCATTATTACTCTGCGGACAAGTGGCTTTGGCAATGACTGCAGGGTCGATTCTTGGCACGGCTTCAGCTTTATTCATATTTTTTGCGGCATTTAATTTGCTCGAAGCCAGCTTGCCCTCATTGATTTCTAAAATTGCTCCTGTGGGCGCCAAGGGTACTGCAATCGGTGTATACAGTAGCACACAGTTTCTGGGCGCATTCGTCGGGGCCGCAGTTGGCGGATATTTGATAGAACATCATGGCAGTTCTGCACTGTATATATTTTGCAGCGGGCTTTTGGTGATGTGGTTAATTTTTGCATATACCATGAAAGCACCTGCAGCAGTGCGCTCAAAAATGTATCATGTACTGGAAATGAATAACGCAGCAGCTCAGCGTTTGTCGCAGCAGCTCGCGGGATTGACCGGTGTGCGCGAGGCATTGGTGCTAGCCAATGAAAGAGTGGCTTACTTGAAAGTTGACATGAAAGGATTTGACGAAGAAGGCGTTAATAAATTGCTGGGCGAAAAAGAGGAGGAACCAAATGGCATCAGTCAATAA